The genomic stretch GTCAGCTGCCAGTTGGCAGCGCTGACCGGCCGCCCGTACAGCTGGCGGTTGAAGTCGTTGATCAGGCGGCGGGCCTCGGGGGCCTGGCCCGGCGGCAGCACCTCGAAGGTGTGCGGAACCTTCATGGCCCGCCGCACCGACGCCCGGCAGGTCTTGTGCATGTCCGCCAGCAACTGATCCTCCGAGCGGGTCAGGTCCGTGACGGCCGTACAGAACCGTGCGCGACGGATCACCGGCAGCGGCAGGTGCTGCATGAACGCCGCGCTGGCCTGCCGGATCACGGTGACCGGCGCGCGCAGCCGGGCGACCGTGTCCAGGTCGCGGGTCTCCGGGAACCACACGACGTGGTAGGGCACCGGTCCGGCCCACTTGATGGCGTGGATCACCGTTTCGCCTGCGTGACCGGCTGGGGCTGGCGCCGCAGCCAGTCGACAAAGGTGGCGCAGCCGTCATGGAATTCGACGTGTGGCCGGAAGTCCAGCAGCCGCTCGGCCTTGCCCAGGTGTGCCCAGGTCTGCGGCACGTCGCCGGGCTGGGCCGGCAGCACCTCCCGCCGGGCCGGCAGGCCCAGCACGTCCTCCAGCGTGCCGACCATCTCGGCCAGGCTGATGGTCCGGTTGTTCCCCAGGTTGATCACCTCGTAGGGGCTGCCGGCGTAGTGCAGCGCGGCCAGGATGCCCTGGACGATGTCGCTGACGTGTGTGTAGTCCCGCCGGGTGGAACCGTCGCCGTAGAACGGAATGGACTGTCCGGCCAGCATCCGCCGGGCGAAGGTGTGCACGGCCAGATCCGGCCGCTGCCGCTCGCCGTAGACCGTGAAGAACCGCAGGGCCACGAAGCGCAGGCCATACAGATGGCTGTAGACGTGGCCCAGCAGCTCACCGCTCACCTTGGTGCTGGCATACGGACTGATCGGGGCCAGGACATGATCCTCCTCGCTCCACGGCACGCGCGGATTCACGCCATAGACCGAGGAACTCGACGCGAACACGAACTGCGGCACGTGCCGCTCCCGCGCGAATTCCAGCAGGTGCTGCGTGCCGCCCACGTTCACGTCCTGATACGTGGTCGGATCGGCGATGCTGGGCCGCACCCCGGCCCTGGCCGCGAGATGGACGATCGCGCTGAAGTCGCCGGGCAGCGCCCGGAGGGCGTGATGGTCACGGATGTCCACGGTGTGCAGCGTGTAGTGGGGATGCTCCCGGTGCGCGGCGATGTTGCGGTGTTTGATCGCCGGGTCGTAGAACGGATCGAAGCTGTCGATGGCCTCGACATGCCACCCGCTGCCCAGCAGGGCGTCGACGACATGGCTGCCGATGAAGCCGGCCCCGCCGGTGACCAGGGCCCGCTTCACGGCAGGGCACCGGGACGGCAGGACGGCGGAACGGGAGTGGGCCGGGCAGGTGGGGGGGTCATGGCAATGTCCTCAGGAGCAGGGGGACGCTGTCCGGGCGCACTCGGGCAGGCCCTGAACGGCGGGGGAAGGCGATCAGCGGGCGCCGAAGCCGGTCAGGATGGTCTGCAGGGTCTTGAACACGATCCGCACGTCCAGCCAGAACGACAGGTACTTGATATAGAACACGTCGTAGCGCAGTTTCTCAATGGTGGTGCTGGTGTCGGCCGCGTAGCCGTGGACGACCTGGGCCCAGCCGGTGATGCCTGGGCGCACCCAGTGGCGCACGGGGTACAGGCGGATGTCCTGGTTGAAGCGCTCGACGAAGGCACGCTGTTCGGGCCTCGGCCCGATGATGCTCATGTCGCCGCGCAGCACGTTCCAGAACTGCGGCAGTTCGTCCAGCCGGAACTTGCGCAGGAAGCGGCCCACGCGGGTCACGCGGGCGTCGCCGGCCGTGGCGAAGGCTGCGCCGCTCCGCTCGGAATCGGTGCGCATGGTGCGGAACTTGACCATCCGGAACAGCTGGCCGTTGCGGCCCACGCGCTCCTGATAGAACAGCACCGGCCCGCCCGAATCGAGCAGGATCACCAGCGCGACCATGCCGGCCAGGGGCAGCAGCGCGGGCAGCGCCAGCACCGTCACCACGCGGTCGATCACCAGCTTGAGCTGCACGTACGACGACAGGAAGGGCACCTCGCCCAGCCGCGCACCGTGCAGATACTCGACCGACACCCGGCCGCTCAACTCCTCCTGCAGGCTGGCGAGCGTGCATGTGGGCACGCCGGCCGCATAGGCGTGCATGAGCAGCTGGGCCCACTCGGGCGACAGCGCCTGGGTGGGGTCGATCAACAGTTCATCGAGTTCCTGCAGGGCCACCTGCTGCGGGGACTGGAGCAGGACATACCGCACGTCGCGGCCGGTGGGCAGCTCACCCGGCTGGCCGGGCAGCACCCCCACGACCATCGCCGGGGCCAGCCGGCGCATCAGGTAGCGGGTGACGAGCATGACGGCGCCCCAGCCGCCGCTCACCGCCAGCAGGAAGGGCAGCGCGCTGGGGGCATTCACCAGGGCCAGCACGATCAGGCTGATGCCCAGGGCGCACAGGGGAATCACGATGGATTCGTAGTAGCGGTACGACCGCAGGCCCGCGTGGCGGCCACGGATGGCACCCCAGGCCACCCATGCGGCCAGCAGCCAGTTGCTGTACGCCAGCATGATCCCGGTTCGCGGCAGCAGCAGCTGAGCAGCGACCAGCCCCAGGACGACCGGAGCGCTGACATCGACCACGCTGAGCAGCGCCATCAGGTGGGAGCGGAAAAATGCCTGTCGGGTGGGTTGAAGTCGTTGACTGACCATGCTGGGGGGATCCTTTGGTCACTGTTCCGGTGCATGACAGCGCACCGGTCAGTACCGTCGATGTCGTGGCCTGGCCCAGTACGGTGACGCGGTGGAGGATGGGGGCGAGACAACAGTGTGTGCAGGACGTGGTCTGAAGAACTCGGGAGACACGGCAGGCCACACGAGTCCGGGGAACAGCAGGGGCGAGCATGAAGCCTGACGGGGAGCCTCGGCCCGGTCTGTGGTCGGGTCAGCGGCGTGGAGCCGTGTCACGGATGCCACGGTGTGACCCACACCTGTTCTCAACCTGCTCCGGTCGATTCATGGACTCCGAACCTCCGCCACACATGTTAAGAATTTCATAGACAGCCTTCCCCCCACAATCTAACCAGATCCAATGAGTTTAAAGTGAGAATCTGTGATCCGGGATCGTGAACAGGATTCTGTATCTGCCGCGTGGGACAGAGAATACAGAATTCTCCCG from Deinococcus sp. AB2017081 encodes the following:
- a CDS encoding exopolysaccharide biosynthesis polyprenyl glycosylphosphotransferase, coding for MALLSVVDVSAPVVLGLVAAQLLLPRTGIMLAYSNWLLAAWVAWGAIRGRHAGLRSYRYYESIVIPLCALGISLIVLALVNAPSALPFLLAVSGGWGAVMLVTRYLMRRLAPAMVVGVLPGQPGELPTGRDVRYVLLQSPQQVALQELDELLIDPTQALSPEWAQLLMHAYAAGVPTCTLASLQEELSGRVSVEYLHGARLGEVPFLSSYVQLKLVIDRVVTVLALPALLPLAGMVALVILLDSGGPVLFYQERVGRNGQLFRMVKFRTMRTDSERSGAAFATAGDARVTRVGRFLRKFRLDELPQFWNVLRGDMSIIGPRPEQRAFVERFNQDIRLYPVRHWVRPGITGWAQVVHGYAADTSTTIEKLRYDVFYIKYLSFWLDVRIVFKTLQTILTGFGAR
- a CDS encoding NAD-dependent epimerase/dehydratase family protein, which gives rise to MKRALVTGGAGFIGSHVVDALLGSGWHVEAIDSFDPFYDPAIKHRNIAAHREHPHYTLHTVDIRDHHALRALPGDFSAIVHLAARAGVRPSIADPTTYQDVNVGGTQHLLEFARERHVPQFVFASSSSVYGVNPRVPWSEEDHVLAPISPYASTKVSGELLGHVYSHLYGLRFVALRFFTVYGERQRPDLAVHTFARRMLAGQSIPFYGDGSTRRDYTHVSDIVQGILAALHYAGSPYEVINLGNNRTISLAEMVGTLEDVLGLPARREVLPAQPGDVPQTWAHLGKAERLLDFRPHVEFHDGCATFVDWLRRQPQPVTQAKR